The Ananas comosus cultivar F153 unplaced genomic scaffold, ASM154086v1, whole genome shotgun sequence genomic sequence CTCGGCGGCCTCCTTGCGCTCGGCCCCGGCCTTGAACTCGGCGAGGTAGCGGTGGTAGTCGCCCTTCATCTTGAGGTAGAAGACCTTGGagtcggcggtggcggcggaggggaCGAGGCGCGCTTCGAGGAGGCGGAGGATGCCGCCGCAGATGTTGGTGAGCTCGGCCTCGATCCGGGCGCGGTAGGCGTGGATGGCGGCGACGTGGTCCTGGTTGCCGCGGCCCTCCTCCTTCTGCTCGATGGAGGAGACGATGCGCCACGAGGCGCGGCGCGCGCCGATGACGTTCTTGTAGGCGACGGAGAGCAGGTTCCGCTCCTCCACGGTGagctcctccccctccgccgaCGCCGTCGCCACCTTCTCCATGAACTCCACCATCTCCTCGTAGCGCTCCGCTTGCTCCGCGAGCTTCGCCATGTACACGCTCTGGATCCCtagttcgccgccgccgcgccgccggatGGACGCCGCtcgagaaggagaaaagaaagtgTCGGGGGAGTGTAGGGAAGGGGAGAGGAGGtagaagggggggggggggggtggtgtTAAATAATGGGCGTGTGTTTGTGTATTTATTACGTGTAAATGATATATGAAGTACGTTTAGTATCTAAGTACTTCTCTATACAAGTTTAAAGTTGTTTttacttgttcttttttttttttgaagattaaTGCCCTATTTGTacttaaagcctatatatattaaatattaatatttcttttatttttagtaaataatacaaatatatggataattaattgtaattaattataaaatataaacaaaatatatagaacGTGAACAAAATGACAATATGGTATgtttcattttgcttaatatATTTACACATGTATATTAAGCTCTTGGTTCGCAAGTCAATTGTACTCGATTTGTatgatttaaattatattacttTTTGTATTAACAAATGACGATTTTTcagctcaaaattttaataagtcGACATTGAACGGTAGTCATGTTCGGCTGTTTCAGGGTCGGATATGCTCAAGAATATATTATATGCatttatattacaaatttttactaATTAGATTTTAGACCCatccaaatataattttgtaaattttaaaatttttaaaatttttaattcattttattcAATAGTAGAGCTGATAATTTAATTTGCTGTTCGCAAGCCGGATTACATTCGACTCGTTAATAAACATATCAAACTCTAGCTAGATTTGAATTAATTCGTGTTTGATTCGTTAATAAATAAGTTGAACACAAGGTAAATTTTTCAGTTCGACATTTTATCCGA encodes the following:
- the LOC109704765 gene encoding 14-3-3-like protein, with protein sequence MAKLAEQAERYEEMVEFMEKVATASAEGEELTVEERNLLSVAYKNVIGARRASWRIVSSIEQKEEGRGNQDHVAAIHAYRARIEAELTNICGGILRLLEARLVPSAATADSKVFYLKMKGDYHRYLAEFKAGAERKEA